The genomic window CGCAGGTAGCCTCATCGCCTTGGCCTGCAGCAAGCTTTACATGATGGAATCCACAACCATCGGCGACTGCGCCCCCATTGTGCAGAACAGCGATGGCACCCCGCAAATCGTGGGCGAAAAGATTCAGTCTCCCCTCCGCGCCAAGTTCCGCAACCTGGCTCAAAAGAACGGCTACCCCGAATTGCTCAGTTCCGCCTTCGTCACCCCGGAACTTGAAATTCTCGAACTCCGTGCCAAGCTTGACGCAGGCAAAAAGACCGAACGCGACACCACCATGATTATTGAGTCCGCCAAGTACGAAGTCATGAGCAAGGACGAAAAGAAGTTCTGGGGCGCCCCCAAGATTCTTGTGAAGGAAGGGGAACTGCTGACCATGACCGACAAGGAAGCCAAGGATCTGGGATTCTCCCAGGGCACCTTTAACGGCCGTGACGATTTTGAAACCACTTTGGCGATTGAACGCAAGAGCGAAGTGGAAACCACCATGGGCGAAGACGTAGCAAACGCCATCGCAGGAATCGCAGGCATTTTGCTGATTCTCGGTTTCGGAGCCTTGTACATCGAATTCAAGACTCCTGGATTCGGCGTATTCGGCATAGTCGGCATCATCCTCATTGGAATCGTATTCCTGGGTCAGTTCGCTCCGCAGCTGGACGGCATGCTGCCGGCAGTTCTATTGATTGCAGGCATCGCCTTGTTCCTGGTGGAAATTTTCGTGATGCCGGGAACGTTCCTCTTCGGCATTGGCGGTATCATCTGCATGATCATCGCATTGACCATGAGTTTCTCCCCGGCGGACATTCCTGAATATGTACCGGAAGCCGTTGAAGAATCCTTCGACGCCACGCCTTGGCTGTTTGGGCTGTTCTATATGTTATGTTGCGCGGTCATAGCCCTAGTGTTCCCCATTGCCGCCAGCAAGTATTTGATTCCGCTGCTGCCCGAAGGCTGGACTCCCATGCTTAAGACGGACCTAGAGACCGCAGCCTCCCCCACGGAAGCCGTTAGCGAAGTTCGCCCCGGCGACATCGGCGTTTCCAAGACATTCCTTCGCCCTGTTGGCCAGGCACAGTTTACCATGGCCGACGGCAGCACAAAACTTTTGGACGTTCAAACCCGCGGCGAGATTATCGAAGCAGGCCAATCCATCAAGGTGGATTACGTTCAGGAAGCACATATATTCGTAAGCGCAAATAACAGTTAGTTTTCTCAACAATTAGATTTTCAAAGAAAAACAAACACACTCTATACGGAGCAAATAAAATGGATACTATTTTCGCTGTTGGCATTGTCATTGCCGCCATCGTCGTCATCATTCTTCTCGCCTTCGTGGGCAAGTTCTTCAGCCTCTGGCTCCAGGCATTGTTCTCCAAGGCAAACGTGAGCATTTTCCAGCTCATCGGTATGCGACTTCGTAAGGTTCCGCCCCAGGTCATCGTCGAAGCACGAATCCTCAGCTGCAAGGCAGGCCTCCCGGTGGACACCAACCTGCTGGAAGCCCACTACCTTTCCCGCGGTAACGTTCTCCGCGTAATCCAGGCTTTGATCGCTGCAAACAAGGCAAACATCAAGCTGGACTTCAAGGAAGCAGCAGCCATCGACCTGGCTGGTCGTAACGTTCTGGAAGCAGTGCAGATGTCCGTGAACCCCAAGGTCATTACCACTCCTAAGGTTTCCGCTGTGGCTCTGGATGGTATTCAGCTCCACGCCGTGACCCGTATTACCGTTCGCGCATCCATCCAGAAATTGGTGGGTGGCGCAGGCGAAGAAACCGTTATCGCCCGTGTTGGCGAAGGCATCGTGTCTTCCATCGGTTCCGCACAGAGCCATAAGGAAGTTCTTGAAAACCCCAACATGATTTCCAAGAAGGTGCTGGCATCCGGCCTGGACGCAGGTACCGCATTCGAAATTCTTTCCATCGATATTGCAGACGTGGACGTTGGCCAGAACATCGGTGCCATCCTCGAAACCGACCGTGCAGAAGCAGACAAGAAGATTGCACAGGCCAAGGCAGAAGAACGCCGCGCCATGGCTTACGCTGCCGAACAGGAAATGAAGGCCAAGGTCATGGAAATGAAGGCTAAGCTGGTTGAAGCCGAAGCCCAGATTCCCATGGCTATGGCAACCGCTCTCCGCGACGGCAAGCTTGGCGTCATGGATTACTACAACATGAAGAACATCGAAGCCGACACCCAGATGCGCAAGGAAATCGGCAACGCACCGGAAGCTAAATAGGTTTGAGGTACGAGGTTCCAGGTTCGAGGGAAAGCATGCGAAAATTCCAAGATCTTGATATTTGGAAACGAAGTCACGCATTAACTCTAGAGATTTATAGAGTTACGCAACAGTTCTTTCCTAAAGATGAATTATTCGCTTTGACATCTCAAATAAGACGAGCCTCAGCCTCAATCCCGACAAACATTGCAGAAGGATGTGGTAGATCAACAAACCCCGATTTCAATCGATTTTTGCAAATTGCTTCAGGCTCAACAACTGAAGTTGAATATCAATTGCTGTTAGCAAGAGACCTTAGTTACATCACTGAAGAGATCCATGCAAAACTCAGCACAGAAATCGTTGAAATACGGAAAATGATTACCGCATTTTCAAAAAACATTCCAACCTTCAATGCTCGAACCTAAGACCTCGAGCCTGGAGCCTAGAATATGGAAGGTTTATTAATACTTATCGGCGTCTACGTTCTTGAG from Fibrobacter sp. includes these protein-coding regions:
- a CDS encoding ATP-dependent Clp protease proteolytic subunit, with product MKFVTKILALLAVFAAFSFAGTTGLDSSPAAQNDTREKPIQNDTRVTSATIATDSGLSGPVTTDSATGNTAVTPAKKHAVWIKLEGDVEPSMYDFCARAIGEALEENPDYIVFEINTFGGRLDAAFDIVDTIMAIRGPQTIAFVKKKAISAGSLIALACSKLYMMESTTIGDCAPIVQNSDGTPQIVGEKIQSPLRAKFRNLAQKNGYPELLSSAFVTPELEILELRAKLDAGKKTERDTTMIIESAKYEVMSKDEKKFWGAPKILVKEGELLTMTDKEAKDLGFSQGTFNGRDDFETTLAIERKSEVETTMGEDVANAIAGIAGILLILGFGALYIEFKTPGFGVFGIVGIILIGIVFLGQFAPQLDGMLPAVLLIAGIALFLVEIFVMPGTFLFGIGGIICMIIALTMSFSPADIPEYVPEAVEESFDATPWLFGLFYMLCCAVIALVFPIAASKYLIPLLPEGWTPMLKTDLETAASPTEAVSEVRPGDIGVSKTFLRPVGQAQFTMADGSTKLLDVQTRGEIIEAGQSIKVDYVQEAHIFVSANNS
- a CDS encoding four helix bundle protein; this encodes MRKFQDLDIWKRSHALTLEIYRVTQQFFPKDELFALTSQIRRASASIPTNIAEGCGRSTNPDFNRFLQIASGSTTEVEYQLLLARDLSYITEEIHAKLSTEIVEIRKMITAFSKNIPTFNART
- the floA gene encoding flotillin-like protein FloA (flotillin-like protein involved in membrane lipid rafts) — its product is MDTIFAVGIVIAAIVVIILLAFVGKFFSLWLQALFSKANVSIFQLIGMRLRKVPPQVIVEARILSCKAGLPVDTNLLEAHYLSRGNVLRVIQALIAANKANIKLDFKEAAAIDLAGRNVLEAVQMSVNPKVITTPKVSAVALDGIQLHAVTRITVRASIQKLVGGAGEETVIARVGEGIVSSIGSAQSHKEVLENPNMISKKVLASGLDAGTAFEILSIDIADVDVGQNIGAILETDRAEADKKIAQAKAEERRAMAYAAEQEMKAKVMEMKAKLVEAEAQIPMAMATALRDGKLGVMDYYNMKNIEADTQMRKEIGNAPEAK